In one Silene latifolia isolate original U9 population chromosome 10, ASM4854445v1, whole genome shotgun sequence genomic region, the following are encoded:
- the LOC141605405 gene encoding putative transcription elongation factor SPT5 homolog 1 isoform X3: MARQRDEYEEDDDIVDEEEEGEYAEDLYEDAEDEDDDDDDYGGRGRGGGGGGGGGGRGANKRRRSEFIDDVAEEDDEEDEDDYDAYAGSARRHKKNRGVSFIDDIAQEADDDDEDEDEGEDDFIVDPSADVPEDDDRRMHRRPLLPREDQDEDVEDLERRIQERYARSSQAEYDEETTDVEQQALLPSVRDPKLWMVKCAIGREKEVAVCLMQKCIDRGSELQIRSAVALDHLKNYIYIEADKEAHVREAVKGMRNIYAQKITLVPIKEMTDVLSVESKVIDLSRDSWVRLKTGIYKGDLAKVLDVDNVRQRVTVKLIPRIDLQAVANRQEGRDFVKKKGFVPPPRFMNIEEARDLHIRVERRRDPMTGDYHETINGMMFKDGFLIKNVSMKSLSTQNIQPTLDELEKFRQPGEGDGDIGSFSSLFASRKKGHFMKGDAVIIVKGDLKNLKGWVEKVEDGNVHIRPNEKGLPKTLAINEKDLCKYFEPGNHVKVVSGSHEGATGMVVKVEGHVLILLSDTTKEHLRVFADHVVESSEVTTGVTKIGDYELHDLVLLDNMSFGVIIRVESEAFQVLKGVPDRPEVVLVRLREIKSKIDKRLVAQDRSKNAVAVKDVVRVLDGPCKGKQGPVEHIFRGVLFIFDRHHLEHAGFICAKSQSCLVIGGSRGNREKISDPLSSLRTPQRVPHSPGRLPPRGPHSDFGGRHRGGRGHDSLIGTTIKIRLGPYKGYRGRVKDIKGTTVRVELESQMKEVTVDRSHISDNVTVTTPYRDTSRYGMGSETPMHPSRTPMHPSRTPMRESAATPIHDGMRTPMRDRAWNPYAPMSPARDNWDDANPASWGTSPQYRPGSPPSRTYDAPTPGGNYVDAGTPRDSANAPSPYLPSTPGQPTTPSSAAYLPGTPGGQPMTPGGVGLDMMSPMIGGENEGLWLLPDILVNVHKSGDDSMVGVVQEVLPDGSCRVALGKNGDEEIITALPNEIEVIPPRKGDKIKIMGGAQRGATGKLIGIDSSDGIVKVDESLDVKILDMGILARVP; this comes from the exons ATGGCGAGGCAGCGTGACGAGTACGAGGAAGACGATGATATCGTAGACGAAGAAGAGGAGGGCGAGTACGCTGAAGATCTATACGAAGATGCCGAAGATgaagacgacgacgacgacgactaCGGCGGTCGTGGTCGCGGCGGAGGAGGCGGAGGCGGTGGTGGTGGACGCGGAGCGAATAAGCGGCGGAGGTCGGAATTTATTGATGACGTCGCGGAGGaggatgatgaagaggatgaagatgatTACGACGCTTATGCCGGTAGTGCCAGACGACATAAGAAGAATCGAGGTGTTTCGTTTATTGATGATATTGCTCAGGAAGctgacgatgatgatgaagatgaagatgaaggcGAAGATG ATTTCATAGTAGACCCTTCAGCAGACGTTCCTGAGGATGATGATAGAAGGATGCATCGACGGCCCTTATTGCCAAGGGAGGATCAGGATGAAGATGTTGAAGACCTTGAGAGGAGAATCCAAGAAAGATATGCTAGGTCAAGTCAGGCAGAGTATGATGAAGAGACTACGGATGTGGAGCAACAAGCTCTTTTGCCGTCTGTTAGGGATCCCAAGTTGTGGATGGTTAAATGTGCG ATTGGCAGAGAAAAGGAAGTCGCTGTTTGCCTCATGCAAAAGTGTATTGATAGAGGATCTGAATTGCAAATTCGATCTGCTGTAGCCCTTGATCATCTGAAGAATTATATATATATTGAGGCTGACAAAGAAGCCCATGTTAGAGAG GCTGTCAAGGGCATGCGCAATATTTACGCACAAAAAATAACACTTGTTCCTATAAAAGAGATGACTGACGTTCTTTCCGTTGAAAGTAAAGTGATTGACCTATCTAGGGACTCATGGGTTCGATTGAAGACTGGGATCTATAAAGGAGATCTTGCAAAG GTGTTGGATGTTGACAATGTGCGGCAAAGAGTTACTGTAAAATTGATTCCAAGAATAGATTTACAAGCGGTGGCAAATAGGCAG GAGGGTAGGgattttgtgaagaagaaaggaTTCGTTCCTCCTCCTCGATTTATGAACATAGAAGAGGCTAG GGACCTTCACATTCGTGTTGAGCGTAGACGCGATCCTATGACAGGGGATTACCATGAAACAATCAATGGAATGATGTTCAAGGATGGGTTTCTTATTAAAAATGTGTCTATGAAGTCTCTCAGCACTCAGAATATTCAGCCTACATTAGATGAGCTGGAGAAATTCCGGCAGCCTGGCGAGGGTGATGGTGATATTGGCAGCTTCTCATCATTATTTGCAAGTAGAAAAAAAGGACATTTCATGAAGGGTGATGCTGTTATAATTGTCAAAGGAGATCTTAAGAATTTGAAGGGATGGGTTGAGAAGGTTGAGGATGGAAATGTCCACATAAGACCAAATGAGAAGGGCCTTCCG AAAACACTTGCTATTAATGAAAAAGATCTTTGCAAATACTTTGAACCTGGGAATCATGTGAAGGTTGTTTCTGGCTCCCACGAAGGTGCAACTGGCATGGTTGTGAAGGTTGAGGGTCATGTGCTGATACTGTTGTCTGATACAACTAAAGAACAT CTGCGAGTGTTCGCTGATCATGTTGTCGAAAGCTCAGAAGTGACAACAGGAGTCACTAAAATTGGTGACTATGAACTGCATGATCTTGTACTTTTAGA CAATATGAGTTTCGGTGTAATTATACGGGTAGAAAGTGAAGCCTTCCAG GTGCTTAAAGGGGTACCAGACCGTCCAGAGGTGGTGCTCGTGAGGTTGAGGGAGATCAAATCTAAAATTGATAAGAGGTTGGTTGCCCAAGATCGGTCTAAGAATGCGGTAGCTGTTAAAGATGTTGTGAGGGTTCTTGATGGCCCATGCAAG GGAAAGCAAGGCCCTGTTGAGCACATATTTAGGGGAGTGCTGTTCATATTTGATCGCCATCATCTTGAACATGCTGGATTTATCTGTGCCAAGTCTCAGTCCTGTTTGGTAATTGGTGGCTCAAGAGGGAACAGGGAGAAAATT AGTGATCCACTGTCATCTTTGAGAACTCCGCAACGAGTTCCACATTCTCCTGGAAGATTGCCTCCTAGAGGTCCGCATTCAGATT ttgGAGGAAGACATAGAGGTGGCAGAGGACATGATTCTCTTATAGGGACTACGATAAAAATACGTCTTGGACCATACAAGGGTTACCGAGGACGCGTCAAGGATATTAAGGGTACAACAGTGCGAGTTGAGTTGGAGTCTCAAATGAAGGAGGTCACAG TCGACAGAAGTCATATATCCGACAATGTGACAGTGACAACTCCTTACAG GGATACGTCGCGGTATGGTATGGGAAGTGAGACTCCAATGCATCCTTCACGAACTCCCATGCATCCTTCACGAACTCCGATGCGAGAATCTGCag CCACACCAATCCATGATGGCATGAGAACACCCATGCGAGACAGGGCATGGAATCCTTATGCACCAATGAGTCCAGCAAG GGATAATTGGGATGATGCCAATCCTGCTTCTTGGGGAACTAGCCCACAGTATCGG CCTGGAAGTCCTCCCTCGAGGACATATGATGCACCAACTCCTGGTGGCAATTACGTTGATGCTGGGACACCTAGAGATAGTG CCAATGCTCCAAGCCCTTATCTGCCATCAACTCCTGGACAGCCAACGACGCCCAGCTCTGCAGCATATTTGCCTGGCACTCCTGGTGGACAACCGATGACTCCTGGAGGTGTTGGCCTAGATATGATGTCTCCCATGATAG GTGGAGAGAATGAAGGACTCTGGCTTTTGCCCGACATACTGGTGAATGTGCACAAGTCAGGCGACGATTCCATGGTCGGAGTTGTTCAAGAAGTGCTACCG GACGGTTCTTGCCGAGTTGCTCTCGGGAAGAATGGTGATGAAGAAATAATCACTGCCCTGCCGAATGAAATTGAAGTGATTCCTCCTCggaaaggagacaaaataaagaTCATGGGAGGTGCACAACGCGGGGCTACCGGAAAGTTGATTGGTATAGACAGTAGTGATGGAATTGTCAAAGTAGATGAATCGTTGGATGTCAAGATTTTGGACATGGGTATTTTAGCAAGGGTACCGTAA
- the LOC141605405 gene encoding putative transcription elongation factor SPT5 homolog 1 isoform X2, with protein sequence MARQRDEYEEDDDIVDEEEEGEYAEDLYEDAEDEDDDDDDYGGRGRGGGGGGGGGGRGANKRRRSEFIDDVAEEDDEEDEDDYDAYAGSARRHKKNRGVSFIDDIAQEADDDDEDEDEGEDDFIVDPSADVPEDDDRRMHRRPLLPREDQDEDVEDLERRIQERYARSSQAEYDEETTDVEQQALLPSVRDPKLWMVKCAIGREKEVAVCLMQKCIDRGSELQIRSAVALDHLKNYIYIEADKEAHVREAVKGMRNIYAQKITLVPIKEMTDVLSVESKVIDLSRDSWVRLKTGIYKGDLAKVLDVDNVRQRVTVKLIPRIDLQAVANRQEGRDFVKKKGFVPPPRFMNIEEARDLHIRVERRRDPMTGDYHETINGMMFKDGFLIKNVSMKSLSTQNIQPTLDELEKFRQPGEGDGDIGSFSSLFASRKKGHFMKGDAVIIVKGDLKNLKGWVEKVEDGNVHIRPNEKGLPKTLAINEKDLCKYFEPGNHVKVVSGSHEGATGMVVKVEGHVLILLSDTTKEHLRVFADHVVESSEVTTGVTKIGDYELHDLVLLDNMSFGVIIRVESEAFQVLKGVPDRPEVVLVRLREIKSKIDKRLVAQDRSKNAVAVKDVVRVLDGPCKGKQGPVEHIFRGVLFIFDRHHLEHAGFICAKSQSCLVIGGSRGNREKISDPLSSLRTPQRVPHSPGRLPPRGPHSDFGGRHRGGRGHDSLIGTTIKIRLGPYKGYRGRVKDIKGTTVRVELESQMKEVTVDRSHISDNVTVTTPYRDTSRYGMGSETPMHPSRTPMHPSRTPMRESAATPIHDGMRTPMRDRAWNPYAPMSPARDNWDDANPASWGTSPQYRPGSPPSRTYDAPTPGGNYVDAGTPRDSGSAYPNAPSPYLPSTPGQPTTPSSAAYLPGTPGGQPMTPGGVGLDMMSPMIGGENEGLWLLPDILVNVHKSGDDSMVGVVQEVLPDGSCRVALGKNGDEEIITALPNEIEVIPPRKGDKIKIMGGAQRGATGKLIGIDSSDGIVKVDESLDVKILDMGILARVP encoded by the exons ATGGCGAGGCAGCGTGACGAGTACGAGGAAGACGATGATATCGTAGACGAAGAAGAGGAGGGCGAGTACGCTGAAGATCTATACGAAGATGCCGAAGATgaagacgacgacgacgacgactaCGGCGGTCGTGGTCGCGGCGGAGGAGGCGGAGGCGGTGGTGGTGGACGCGGAGCGAATAAGCGGCGGAGGTCGGAATTTATTGATGACGTCGCGGAGGaggatgatgaagaggatgaagatgatTACGACGCTTATGCCGGTAGTGCCAGACGACATAAGAAGAATCGAGGTGTTTCGTTTATTGATGATATTGCTCAGGAAGctgacgatgatgatgaagatgaagatgaaggcGAAGATG ATTTCATAGTAGACCCTTCAGCAGACGTTCCTGAGGATGATGATAGAAGGATGCATCGACGGCCCTTATTGCCAAGGGAGGATCAGGATGAAGATGTTGAAGACCTTGAGAGGAGAATCCAAGAAAGATATGCTAGGTCAAGTCAGGCAGAGTATGATGAAGAGACTACGGATGTGGAGCAACAAGCTCTTTTGCCGTCTGTTAGGGATCCCAAGTTGTGGATGGTTAAATGTGCG ATTGGCAGAGAAAAGGAAGTCGCTGTTTGCCTCATGCAAAAGTGTATTGATAGAGGATCTGAATTGCAAATTCGATCTGCTGTAGCCCTTGATCATCTGAAGAATTATATATATATTGAGGCTGACAAAGAAGCCCATGTTAGAGAG GCTGTCAAGGGCATGCGCAATATTTACGCACAAAAAATAACACTTGTTCCTATAAAAGAGATGACTGACGTTCTTTCCGTTGAAAGTAAAGTGATTGACCTATCTAGGGACTCATGGGTTCGATTGAAGACTGGGATCTATAAAGGAGATCTTGCAAAG GTGTTGGATGTTGACAATGTGCGGCAAAGAGTTACTGTAAAATTGATTCCAAGAATAGATTTACAAGCGGTGGCAAATAGGCAG GAGGGTAGGgattttgtgaagaagaaaggaTTCGTTCCTCCTCCTCGATTTATGAACATAGAAGAGGCTAG GGACCTTCACATTCGTGTTGAGCGTAGACGCGATCCTATGACAGGGGATTACCATGAAACAATCAATGGAATGATGTTCAAGGATGGGTTTCTTATTAAAAATGTGTCTATGAAGTCTCTCAGCACTCAGAATATTCAGCCTACATTAGATGAGCTGGAGAAATTCCGGCAGCCTGGCGAGGGTGATGGTGATATTGGCAGCTTCTCATCATTATTTGCAAGTAGAAAAAAAGGACATTTCATGAAGGGTGATGCTGTTATAATTGTCAAAGGAGATCTTAAGAATTTGAAGGGATGGGTTGAGAAGGTTGAGGATGGAAATGTCCACATAAGACCAAATGAGAAGGGCCTTCCG AAAACACTTGCTATTAATGAAAAAGATCTTTGCAAATACTTTGAACCTGGGAATCATGTGAAGGTTGTTTCTGGCTCCCACGAAGGTGCAACTGGCATGGTTGTGAAGGTTGAGGGTCATGTGCTGATACTGTTGTCTGATACAACTAAAGAACAT CTGCGAGTGTTCGCTGATCATGTTGTCGAAAGCTCAGAAGTGACAACAGGAGTCACTAAAATTGGTGACTATGAACTGCATGATCTTGTACTTTTAGA CAATATGAGTTTCGGTGTAATTATACGGGTAGAAAGTGAAGCCTTCCAG GTGCTTAAAGGGGTACCAGACCGTCCAGAGGTGGTGCTCGTGAGGTTGAGGGAGATCAAATCTAAAATTGATAAGAGGTTGGTTGCCCAAGATCGGTCTAAGAATGCGGTAGCTGTTAAAGATGTTGTGAGGGTTCTTGATGGCCCATGCAAG GGAAAGCAAGGCCCTGTTGAGCACATATTTAGGGGAGTGCTGTTCATATTTGATCGCCATCATCTTGAACATGCTGGATTTATCTGTGCCAAGTCTCAGTCCTGTTTGGTAATTGGTGGCTCAAGAGGGAACAGGGAGAAAATT AGTGATCCACTGTCATCTTTGAGAACTCCGCAACGAGTTCCACATTCTCCTGGAAGATTGCCTCCTAGAGGTCCGCATTCAGATT ttgGAGGAAGACATAGAGGTGGCAGAGGACATGATTCTCTTATAGGGACTACGATAAAAATACGTCTTGGACCATACAAGGGTTACCGAGGACGCGTCAAGGATATTAAGGGTACAACAGTGCGAGTTGAGTTGGAGTCTCAAATGAAGGAGGTCACAG TCGACAGAAGTCATATATCCGACAATGTGACAGTGACAACTCCTTACAG GGATACGTCGCGGTATGGTATGGGAAGTGAGACTCCAATGCATCCTTCACGAACTCCCATGCATCCTTCACGAACTCCGATGCGAGAATCTGCag CCACACCAATCCATGATGGCATGAGAACACCCATGCGAGACAGGGCATGGAATCCTTATGCACCAATGAGTCCAGCAAG GGATAATTGGGATGATGCCAATCCTGCTTCTTGGGGAACTAGCCCACAGTATCGG CCTGGAAGTCCTCCCTCGAGGACATATGATGCACCAACTCCTGGTGGCAATTACGTTGATGCTGGGACACCTAGAGATAGTGGTTCGGCTTATC CCAATGCTCCAAGCCCTTATCTGCCATCAACTCCTGGACAGCCAACGACGCCCAGCTCTGCAGCATATTTGCCTGGCACTCCTGGTGGACAACCGATGACTCCTGGAGGTGTTGGCCTAGATATGATGTCTCCCATGATAG GTGGAGAGAATGAAGGACTCTGGCTTTTGCCCGACATACTGGTGAATGTGCACAAGTCAGGCGACGATTCCATGGTCGGAGTTGTTCAAGAAGTGCTACCG GACGGTTCTTGCCGAGTTGCTCTCGGGAAGAATGGTGATGAAGAAATAATCACTGCCCTGCCGAATGAAATTGAAGTGATTCCTCCTCggaaaggagacaaaataaagaTCATGGGAGGTGCACAACGCGGGGCTACCGGAAAGTTGATTGGTATAGACAGTAGTGATGGAATTGTCAAAGTAGATGAATCGTTGGATGTCAAGATTTTGGACATGGGTATTTTAGCAAGGGTACCGTAA
- the LOC141605405 gene encoding putative transcription elongation factor SPT5 homolog 1 isoform X1, with the protein MARQRDEYEEDDDIVDEEEEGEYAEDLYEDAEDEDDDDDDYGGRGRGGGGGGGGGGRGANKRRRSEFIDDVAEEDDEEDEDDYDAYAGSARRHKKNRGVSFIDDIAQEADDDDEDEDEGEDDFIVDPSADVPEDDDRRMHRRPLLPREDQDEDVEDLERRIQERYARSSQAEYDEETTDVEQQALLPSVRDPKLWMVKCAIGREKEVAVCLMQKCIDRGSELQIRSAVALDHLKNYIYIEADKEAHVREAVKGMRNIYAQKITLVPIKEMTDVLSVESKVIDLSRDSWVRLKTGIYKGDLAKVLDVDNVRQRVTVKLIPRIDLQAVANRQEGRDFVKKKGFVPPPRFMNIEEARDLHIRVERRRDPMTGDYHETINGMMFKDGFLIKNVSMKSLSTQNIQPTLDELEKFRQPGEGDGDIGSFSSLFASRKKGHFMKGDAVIIVKGDLKNLKGWVEKVEDGNVHIRPNEKGLPKTLAINEKDLCKYFEPGNHVKVVSGSHEGATGMVVKVEGHVLILLSDTTKEHLRVFADHVVESSEVTTGVTKIGDYELHDLVLLDNMSFGVIIRVESEAFQVLKGVPDRPEVVLVRLREIKSKIDKRLVAQDRSKNAVAVKDVVRVLDGPCKGKQGPVEHIFRGVLFIFDRHHLEHAGFICAKSQSCLVIGGSRGNREKISDPLSSLRTPQRVPHSPGRLPPRGPHSDFGGRHRGGRGHDSLIGTTIKIRLGPYKGYRGRVKDIKGTTVRVELESQMKEVTGKYFGHDDLSFRSIFLYLRRQPKWCFFPHLPVDRSHISDNVTVTTPYRDTSRYGMGSETPMHPSRTPMHPSRTPMRESAATPIHDGMRTPMRDRAWNPYAPMSPARDNWDDANPASWGTSPQYRPGSPPSRTYDAPTPGGNYVDAGTPRDSGSAYPNAPSPYLPSTPGQPTTPSSAAYLPGTPGGQPMTPGGVGLDMMSPMIGGENEGLWLLPDILVNVHKSGDDSMVGVVQEVLPDGSCRVALGKNGDEEIITALPNEIEVIPPRKGDKIKIMGGAQRGATGKLIGIDSSDGIVKVDESLDVKILDMGILARVP; encoded by the exons ATGGCGAGGCAGCGTGACGAGTACGAGGAAGACGATGATATCGTAGACGAAGAAGAGGAGGGCGAGTACGCTGAAGATCTATACGAAGATGCCGAAGATgaagacgacgacgacgacgactaCGGCGGTCGTGGTCGCGGCGGAGGAGGCGGAGGCGGTGGTGGTGGACGCGGAGCGAATAAGCGGCGGAGGTCGGAATTTATTGATGACGTCGCGGAGGaggatgatgaagaggatgaagatgatTACGACGCTTATGCCGGTAGTGCCAGACGACATAAGAAGAATCGAGGTGTTTCGTTTATTGATGATATTGCTCAGGAAGctgacgatgatgatgaagatgaagatgaaggcGAAGATG ATTTCATAGTAGACCCTTCAGCAGACGTTCCTGAGGATGATGATAGAAGGATGCATCGACGGCCCTTATTGCCAAGGGAGGATCAGGATGAAGATGTTGAAGACCTTGAGAGGAGAATCCAAGAAAGATATGCTAGGTCAAGTCAGGCAGAGTATGATGAAGAGACTACGGATGTGGAGCAACAAGCTCTTTTGCCGTCTGTTAGGGATCCCAAGTTGTGGATGGTTAAATGTGCG ATTGGCAGAGAAAAGGAAGTCGCTGTTTGCCTCATGCAAAAGTGTATTGATAGAGGATCTGAATTGCAAATTCGATCTGCTGTAGCCCTTGATCATCTGAAGAATTATATATATATTGAGGCTGACAAAGAAGCCCATGTTAGAGAG GCTGTCAAGGGCATGCGCAATATTTACGCACAAAAAATAACACTTGTTCCTATAAAAGAGATGACTGACGTTCTTTCCGTTGAAAGTAAAGTGATTGACCTATCTAGGGACTCATGGGTTCGATTGAAGACTGGGATCTATAAAGGAGATCTTGCAAAG GTGTTGGATGTTGACAATGTGCGGCAAAGAGTTACTGTAAAATTGATTCCAAGAATAGATTTACAAGCGGTGGCAAATAGGCAG GAGGGTAGGgattttgtgaagaagaaaggaTTCGTTCCTCCTCCTCGATTTATGAACATAGAAGAGGCTAG GGACCTTCACATTCGTGTTGAGCGTAGACGCGATCCTATGACAGGGGATTACCATGAAACAATCAATGGAATGATGTTCAAGGATGGGTTTCTTATTAAAAATGTGTCTATGAAGTCTCTCAGCACTCAGAATATTCAGCCTACATTAGATGAGCTGGAGAAATTCCGGCAGCCTGGCGAGGGTGATGGTGATATTGGCAGCTTCTCATCATTATTTGCAAGTAGAAAAAAAGGACATTTCATGAAGGGTGATGCTGTTATAATTGTCAAAGGAGATCTTAAGAATTTGAAGGGATGGGTTGAGAAGGTTGAGGATGGAAATGTCCACATAAGACCAAATGAGAAGGGCCTTCCG AAAACACTTGCTATTAATGAAAAAGATCTTTGCAAATACTTTGAACCTGGGAATCATGTGAAGGTTGTTTCTGGCTCCCACGAAGGTGCAACTGGCATGGTTGTGAAGGTTGAGGGTCATGTGCTGATACTGTTGTCTGATACAACTAAAGAACAT CTGCGAGTGTTCGCTGATCATGTTGTCGAAAGCTCAGAAGTGACAACAGGAGTCACTAAAATTGGTGACTATGAACTGCATGATCTTGTACTTTTAGA CAATATGAGTTTCGGTGTAATTATACGGGTAGAAAGTGAAGCCTTCCAG GTGCTTAAAGGGGTACCAGACCGTCCAGAGGTGGTGCTCGTGAGGTTGAGGGAGATCAAATCTAAAATTGATAAGAGGTTGGTTGCCCAAGATCGGTCTAAGAATGCGGTAGCTGTTAAAGATGTTGTGAGGGTTCTTGATGGCCCATGCAAG GGAAAGCAAGGCCCTGTTGAGCACATATTTAGGGGAGTGCTGTTCATATTTGATCGCCATCATCTTGAACATGCTGGATTTATCTGTGCCAAGTCTCAGTCCTGTTTGGTAATTGGTGGCTCAAGAGGGAACAGGGAGAAAATT AGTGATCCACTGTCATCTTTGAGAACTCCGCAACGAGTTCCACATTCTCCTGGAAGATTGCCTCCTAGAGGTCCGCATTCAGATT ttgGAGGAAGACATAGAGGTGGCAGAGGACATGATTCTCTTATAGGGACTACGATAAAAATACGTCTTGGACCATACAAGGGTTACCGAGGACGCGTCAAGGATATTAAGGGTACAACAGTGCGAGTTGAGTTGGAGTCTCAAATGAAGGAGGTCACAGGCAAGTATTTTGGGCATGATGATCTAAGCTTCAGATCTATTTTTTTA TACTTAAGACGCCAACCTAAATGGTGCTTTTTTCCCCATCTCCCAGTCGACAGAAGTCATATATCCGACAATGTGACAGTGACAACTCCTTACAG GGATACGTCGCGGTATGGTATGGGAAGTGAGACTCCAATGCATCCTTCACGAACTCCCATGCATCCTTCACGAACTCCGATGCGAGAATCTGCag CCACACCAATCCATGATGGCATGAGAACACCCATGCGAGACAGGGCATGGAATCCTTATGCACCAATGAGTCCAGCAAG GGATAATTGGGATGATGCCAATCCTGCTTCTTGGGGAACTAGCCCACAGTATCGG CCTGGAAGTCCTCCCTCGAGGACATATGATGCACCAACTCCTGGTGGCAATTACGTTGATGCTGGGACACCTAGAGATAGTGGTTCGGCTTATC CCAATGCTCCAAGCCCTTATCTGCCATCAACTCCTGGACAGCCAACGACGCCCAGCTCTGCAGCATATTTGCCTGGCACTCCTGGTGGACAACCGATGACTCCTGGAGGTGTTGGCCTAGATATGATGTCTCCCATGATAG GTGGAGAGAATGAAGGACTCTGGCTTTTGCCCGACATACTGGTGAATGTGCACAAGTCAGGCGACGATTCCATGGTCGGAGTTGTTCAAGAAGTGCTACCG GACGGTTCTTGCCGAGTTGCTCTCGGGAAGAATGGTGATGAAGAAATAATCACTGCCCTGCCGAATGAAATTGAAGTGATTCCTCCTCggaaaggagacaaaataaagaTCATGGGAGGTGCACAACGCGGGGCTACCGGAAAGTTGATTGGTATAGACAGTAGTGATGGAATTGTCAAAGTAGATGAATCGTTGGATGTCAAGATTTTGGACATGGGTATTTTAGCAAGGGTACCGTAA